Proteins encoded within one genomic window of Tidjanibacter massiliensis:
- a CDS encoding TonB-dependent receptor yields the protein MKRGRWIACLLPLLAVCRPEAAGAEYAAFAAAVVCGVAVPPGGTTGETEERSGAIDSVTVTARRPLSDIGIQKTVFDETLLHEDVTFSLADMLAHSTPVFIKSYGRGTMATVSLRGTGASHTRVTWNGMRMNSPLFGMMDLSYIPSYFIDGAALYNGASSVGVAGGGLGGAIALDTRPSDSDGFGMKYIQGVASYSTFDEYLRLSYGGGRMRSETSVLLTTSENDFTYRNYAKKDFVLDGNGNVTGWSYPLERNRNCSYRDFHILQELYYDAGRGGDFGLSAWYMDSSRGLPLLNTDYTESNTSFSRQTEKTFRGVLRWDKYAGRGRVSAKAGYHYSDMRYLEQSRRSYGGAAAPEVQTRSDWRSYIHTLFGDAGWEMGLGERFYLVADLSLLQHFVYTVNDKPVRNTSEPSAYDDARTELSALVSARYRPAERFGIALNLRQEVIGNEGAPFIPALLLDWNPFGRVVFKASVARNYRFPTLNDRHFAKNTLLPEEGFTYDGGVEAEGSAEGASYGVSLTFYDSYIRNWIFWYPDKGATQWLPTNIRLVHAFGAEASARAAVEWGRGWSARVDALLAWTRSLNMREPLNEADNAVGKQLPYVPVWSGAVTVRLQWRSWTVDYKWNYYSERFTTTDNSAMITGRIVPYFMNDLSFGKAFRFRWADLSVGFKVNNLFDEEYETELSRPMPGRNYGFSLEITPRFRHP from the coding sequence ATGAAAAGGGGAAGATGGATTGCATGCCTGCTGCCGTTGCTGGCGGTTTGTCGGCCGGAAGCGGCCGGTGCGGAATATGCCGCCTTCGCCGCAGCCGTCGTCTGCGGAGTTGCCGTCCCCCCCGGCGGAACGACAGGCGAGACGGAGGAGCGCAGCGGAGCCATCGATTCGGTGACGGTGACGGCCCGTCGGCCGCTCTCCGACATCGGTATTCAGAAGACGGTGTTCGATGAGACGCTCCTGCATGAAGACGTTACCTTCTCCCTCGCCGATATGCTGGCCCACAGCACGCCGGTATTCATCAAGTCGTACGGCCGGGGAACGATGGCTACCGTGTCGCTTCGCGGCACGGGTGCTTCGCATACGCGCGTGACATGGAACGGCATGCGGATGAACTCTCCCCTGTTCGGCATGATGGACCTTTCCTACATCCCCTCCTACTTCATAGACGGTGCGGCGCTCTATAACGGGGCCAGTTCGGTGGGGGTGGCGGGCGGCGGACTCGGCGGCGCGATAGCGCTCGATACGAGACCCTCCGATTCCGACGGCTTCGGAATGAAATACATCCAGGGTGTCGCGTCGTACTCCACCTTCGACGAGTATCTTCGTCTCTCCTACGGCGGAGGGCGCATGCGCAGCGAGACGAGCGTGCTGCTGACCACCTCCGAGAACGATTTCACCTACCGCAACTACGCCAAGAAGGATTTCGTGCTGGATGGCAACGGGAATGTGACGGGCTGGAGCTATCCGCTGGAGCGTAACCGCAACTGCAGTTACCGGGATTTCCACATTCTGCAGGAGCTCTATTACGATGCCGGCCGAGGCGGCGATTTCGGATTGTCGGCCTGGTATATGGACTCCTCCCGCGGACTGCCGCTGCTCAATACAGACTATACGGAGAGCAATACCTCCTTTTCTCGGCAGACGGAGAAGACCTTCCGGGGCGTCCTGCGGTGGGACAAATACGCCGGTCGGGGGAGAGTATCGGCCAAGGCGGGTTACCATTACAGCGACATGCGCTATCTGGAGCAGTCGCGGCGCAGTTACGGCGGCGCGGCTGCGCCGGAGGTGCAGACGCGGTCGGACTGGAGGAGTTACATTCATACCCTGTTCGGCGATGCGGGGTGGGAGATGGGGCTCGGAGAACGGTTCTATCTGGTAGCCGACCTCTCGCTGCTCCAGCACTTCGTCTATACTGTGAATGACAAGCCGGTGCGGAACACCTCCGAGCCGAGCGCATACGACGATGCCCGTACGGAGCTTTCGGCGCTCGTGTCGGCCCGGTACCGTCCCGCAGAGCGTTTCGGCATCGCTCTGAATCTGAGGCAGGAGGTCATCGGCAACGAGGGCGCTCCTTTCATTCCGGCGCTTCTGCTCGACTGGAACCCCTTCGGACGGGTGGTCTTCAAGGCGTCGGTGGCCCGCAATTACCGGTTTCCTACGTTGAACGACCGCCATTTCGCCAAGAATACGCTGTTGCCGGAGGAGGGTTTCACCTACGATGGAGGTGTCGAGGCCGAGGGTTCCGCAGAAGGCGCTTCCTACGGGGTATCGCTGACGTTTTACGACAGTTATATCCGTAACTGGATATTCTGGTACCCGGACAAGGGGGCGACGCAGTGGTTGCCGACGAATATCCGGCTCGTGCATGCTTTCGGTGCGGAGGCATCGGCCCGTGCAGCCGTGGAGTGGGGGCGGGGCTGGTCGGCCCGGGTCGATGCGCTGCTGGCGTGGACGCGTTCGCTCAACATGCGCGAACCTCTGAACGAAGCCGACAATGCCGTCGGAAAACAGCTGCCTTATGTGCCCGTGTGGTCGGGCGCCGTGACGGTGCGGCTGCAGTGGCGGTCGTGGACGGTGGATTACAAGTGGAACTATTACAGCGAACGCTTCACCACGACCGATAATTCCGCCATGATAACGGGCCGTATCGTCCCCTATTTCATGAACGACCTGTCGTTCGGGAAAGCGTTCCGGTTCCGATGGGCCGACCTTTCGGTCGGCTTCAAGGTGAACAACCTGTTCGACGAGGAGTATGAAACGGAGCTTTCGCGTCCTATGCCGGGACGCAACTACGGATTCTCTCTGGAGATAACGCCGAGATTCCGGCATCCCTGA